Part of the Sporomusa termitida genome, CAATCCTGCGAAAATTAAACCAGAGCTTAATTAGATGGGTAGCAAAGAAGTACAAGCGAGTCAATGGCCGCCAAAAGCAAGCGCAAAACTGGTTGGCAAAAATAGCGCAGTGTGGACCTAGTCTTTTTAGCCACTGGCAAATGGGAATTATTCCAATGATTAGATGATGGGAGCCGTATGAGTCGAGAG contains:
- a CDS encoding group II intron maturase-specific domain-containing protein; the protein is MHQTIRGWKLHRKTDKELADIAKVVNPVIRGWVNYYGRFYRSAMYPILRKLNQSLIRWVAKKYKRVNGRQKQAQNWLAKIAQCGPSLFSHWQMGIIPMIR